In Archangium violaceum, the following are encoded in one genomic region:
- a CDS encoding DUF1990 family protein — MEAGEALLKGLLSAEEGAGPLLQRDYWAVIENCGCSPSELMELVASRFAEFAPEELVIFDREDERSTPLEPGDELRVRIRGAGTFHVRIIHRDRQSLTMATLPGHPEAGRITFGAYRNEPGDVIFHIRSRARSGSRVMYLGFRTGGEAMQTNTWTDFVNTVALTVGEGVIGFIHAETTVMEEAHESADDARGPTFLARGD, encoded by the coding sequence ATGGAGGCAGGCGAGGCCTTGCTGAAAGGATTGCTCTCCGCCGAGGAGGGTGCCGGCCCGCTGCTGCAACGCGACTACTGGGCGGTCATCGAGAACTGTGGCTGCTCGCCGTCGGAGTTGATGGAGCTGGTGGCCTCCCGGTTCGCGGAGTTCGCGCCGGAGGAGCTGGTCATCTTCGACCGGGAGGATGAGCGGAGCACACCGCTCGAGCCGGGCGACGAGCTGCGGGTGCGCATCCGGGGAGCGGGGACCTTCCACGTGCGCATCATCCATCGGGATCGCCAGAGCCTCACCATGGCCACCCTGCCGGGGCACCCCGAGGCGGGACGCATCACCTTCGGCGCCTACCGCAACGAGCCTGGCGACGTCATCTTCCACATCCGCAGCCGGGCGCGCTCCGGCTCGCGGGTGATGTACCTGGGGTTCCGCACGGGCGGCGAGGCCATGCAGACCAACACCTGGACCGACTTCGTGAACACCGTCGCGCTCACCGTGGGCGAGGGTGTCATCGGCTTCATCCACGCGGAGACCACCGTGATGGAAGAGGCGCACGAGAGCGCGGATGACGCCCGGGGCCCCACCTTCCTGGCGCGCGGAGACTGA